The following proteins are co-located in the Enoplosus armatus isolate fEnoArm2 chromosome 8, fEnoArm2.hap1, whole genome shotgun sequence genome:
- the rbp7a gene encoding retinoid-binding protein 7a, translated as MPASLCSTWEIISNVNFEGFMIALGIGHNLRKIALKLKLKKVIELQGDLYIIKTASTFKNYTISFRVGQEFDEFTKGLDNRHVKSLVTWQGNKLVCEQTGEKKNRGWAHWIEEDKLHLELYCEGEVCKQVFKKKVNE; from the exons ATGCCAGCTAGCCTTTGTAGTACGTGGGAGATCATCAGCAATGTCAACTTTGAAGGCTTCATGATTGCACTGG GTATCGGCCATAACTTGCGAAAGATTGctctgaagctgaagctgaagaAGGTGATCGAGCTGCAGGGGGACCTGTACATCATCAAAACTGCCAGCACCTTCAAAAACTACACCATCTCCTTTAGAGTGGGTCAGGAGTTTGATGAGTTTACCAAGGGACTGGACAACAGACACGTCAAG TCGCTGGTGACATGGCAGGGGAATAAACTGGTGTGTGAACAgactggagagaagaagaaccGGGGTTGGGCTCACTGGATTGAAGAGGACAAGCTACATCTG GAGCTGTACTGTGAAGGAGAAGTCTGCAAGCAGGTTTTCaagaagaaagtgaatgagtga
- the nmnat1 gene encoding nicotinamide/nicotinic acid mononucleotide adenylyltransferase 1, translated as MEGQDITKVVLLACGSFNPITNMHLRMFELARDHLEDTGQYRVVKGIISPVGDGYKKKGLIEACHRLEMARLSTETSDWITVDSWESLQPEWVETAKVVRHHYEEVLAAEQNKDDVDTVKYAKKRRIEENYFEGSSHHKRRDGLQLMLLCGADVLESFGIPNMWKQEDIAEIVGHGLVCITRSGNDPHKFIHQSDMLWKYRGNIHVVREWVANEISATHVRRALRRGQSVKYLLPDGVVHYIQERRLYSAESEKKNADVVLAPLQRNAGASSS; from the exons ATGGAGGGTCAAGATATAACCAAAGTGGTCCTGCTGGCCTGTGGGTCCTTCAACCCCATCACCAACATGCACCTGAGGATGTTTGAACTGGCTCGAGATCATCTGGAAGACACAG GTCAGTACAGGGTGGTGAAAGGCATCATCTCTCCAGTGGGTGATGGCTATAAGAAGAAGGGATTGATCGAGGCCTGCCACCGCCTGGAGATGGCCAGACTGTCCACAGAGACCTCAGACTGGATCACAGTAGATTCCTGGGAGAGCTTGCAGCCGGAGTGGGTGGAGACAGCTAAAGTTGTTCG GCATCACTATGAGGAAGTGCTCGCCGCAGAGCAGAACAAGGATGATGTGGACACGGTCAAGTACGCTAAAAAGAGACGCATAGAGGAGAATTATTTTGAGGGTTCATCTCATCACAAAAGGAGAG ACGGCCTGCAGCTCATGTTGCTGTGTGGGGCTGACGTTCTGGAGTCCTTTGGGATCCCCAATATGTGGAAGCAGGAGGATATCGCTGAGATTGTGGGCCACGGTTTGGTCTGCATCACCCGCAGTGGCAACGACCCCCACAAGTTCATCCACCAGTCAGACATGCTGTGGAAGTATCGTGGGAACATCCACGTGGTCCGCGAATGGGTGGCCAACGAGATCTCGGCCACTCACGTGCGCCGGGCGCTGCGACGAGGTCAGAGCGTCAAGTACCTGCTGCCAGATGGTGTGGTTCATTACATACAGGAGCGCAGGCTCTACAGCGCTGAGAGCGAGAAGAAAAACGCAGACGTGGTTCTAGCGCCCCTCCAGAGAAACGCGGGTGCCTCTTCAAGCTGA
- the lzic gene encoding protein LZIC, with product MASRGKSETGKLRQNMEEQLDRLMQQLQDLEECREELDEEEYEETKRETLEQLSEFNDSLKKIMTGDMTLVDELSGMQLATQAAISQAFKTPEVIRLFAKKQPGQLRTRLAEMDRDVMVGKLSRDVYTQQKMEILTALRKLGEKLTSEDETFLTENATATLSQFEKVTANLGSEDKIMALASSGVKTKA from the exons ATGGCATCTCGCGGGAAATCAGAAACTGGAAAACTGAGGCAAAATATGGAAGAGCAACTTGACAGACTGATGCAGCAGCTTCAGGACCTGGAGGAATGCAG AGAAGAACTGGACGAGGAAGAGTACGAGGAGACCAAAAGGGAAACCTTGGAACAGTTGAGTGAATTCAATGACTCCCTGAAGAAGATCATGACAGGAGACATGACACTTGTGGATGAGCTCAGTGGAATGCAGCTG GCCACCCAGGCTGCCATCAGCCAAGCATTCAAAACCCCCGAGGTGATCCGTCTCTTTGCTAAGAAGCAGCCGGGACAGCTGAGAACCAGACTAGCAGAG ATGGACCGAGATGTCATGGTGGGGAAGCTGTCGCGGGATGTGTACAcgcagcagaaaatggaaatccTCACAGCCTTGAGAAAACTTGGAGAGAAG CTCACTTCAGAGGATGAGACTTTTCTCACTGAAAATGCTACAGCTACTCTGAGCCAGTTTGAAAAAGTGACTGCAAACTTAG gCTCGGAAGACAAAATTATGGCCTTAGCTAGCTCTGGTGTGAAAACCAAGGCATAG